One Paenibacillus sp. FSL H7-0737 DNA segment encodes these proteins:
- the tatC gene encoding twin-arginine translocase subunit TatC — protein MSLESEEMSVVDHLTELRKRIIYVLIVFVLGLVGGLFCAKPIYDYLISTDLAQGFVLHAFSFWDGIGMYMKIAMAVSLVISVPFIAYQLWAFISPGLRPEERSATLRYVPYVFVLFLIGLSFAYYVVFPMALSFTISITRSMGLEETYGIAQYFNFMFSLVLPLALLFELPLLVMFLTKLRVLNPIRLRKMRRYAYFTLVFIAVVITPPDFISDFLVTIPLLVLYEFSVFLSAFVYRKQLAADAAREAQYTKSEE, from the coding sequence ATGTCTCTCGAATCGGAAGAAATGTCGGTGGTGGATCATCTCACCGAGCTGCGTAAACGGATTATTTATGTGCTGATTGTATTTGTTTTGGGATTGGTAGGGGGGCTGTTCTGTGCCAAGCCAATCTACGATTATTTAATTAGTACAGATCTAGCGCAAGGGTTTGTTCTGCATGCGTTCTCATTCTGGGATGGTATCGGAATGTATATGAAGATCGCAATGGCGGTTTCATTAGTCATTTCAGTTCCTTTTATTGCTTACCAGCTGTGGGCGTTTATTAGTCCGGGCTTACGACCGGAAGAGCGTAGTGCAACACTACGTTATGTACCCTATGTTTTTGTTCTTTTTCTAATCGGTCTTTCTTTTGCTTATTATGTTGTATTTCCAATGGCGCTTTCGTTCACAATCTCTATCACCCGCAGTATGGGACTGGAAGAGACCTACGGAATTGCGCAATATTTCAACTTCATGTTCAGTCTGGTGCTACCTTTAGCGCTGCTGTTTGAGCTACCACTGCTGGTGATGTTTCTGACCAAACTGAGGGTTCTTAACCCGATACGCTTGCGTAAAATGCGTCGATACGCATATTTCACGCTTGTCTTTATTGCTGTAGTCATCACTCCTCCGGACTTCATCTCAGACTTTCTGGTGACGATCCCACTGCTTGTGTTGTATGAGTTTAGCGTATTCCTGTCCGCCTTCGTCTATCGCAAACAGCTTGCTGCGGATGCGGCAAGGGAAGCTCAGTACACCAAGAGTGAGGAATGA
- the groES gene encoding co-chaperone GroES encodes MIKPLGERVLVLPSEQEETTSFGIVLPDSSKEKPQEGTIIAVGSGALKDGVRVALEVKEGDRVLFSKYAGTEIKYEGKEYLIMKESDIHAILD; translated from the coding sequence ATGATCAAACCTTTAGGTGAACGCGTATTGGTGCTACCGAGCGAGCAGGAGGAAACCACTTCATTCGGGATTGTGCTTCCGGACTCCTCGAAAGAAAAGCCACAAGAAGGAACTATTATTGCAGTAGGTAGCGGAGCTTTGAAGGATGGAGTACGTGTAGCACTCGAAGTAAAAGAAGGCGACCGTGTTCTTTTCTCTAAATATGCAGGAACAGAAATCAAATACGAAGGTAAAGAATATTTGATTATGAAAGAAAGCGACATTCACGCGATTCTTGACTAA
- the groL gene encoding chaperonin GroEL (60 kDa chaperone family; promotes refolding of misfolded polypeptides especially under stressful conditions; forms two stacked rings of heptamers to form a barrel-shaped 14mer; ends can be capped by GroES; misfolded proteins enter the barrel where they are refolded when GroES binds), protein MAKEIKFSEEARRSMLRGVDALANAVKVTLGPKGRNVVLEKKFGSPLITNDGVTIAKEIELEDAFENMGAQLVKEVATKTNDVAGDGTTTATVLAQAMIREGLKNVTAGANPMVIRKGIDKAVRAAVEELQKIAKPIEDSQAIAQVAAISAADEEVGQLIAEAMEKVGKDGVITVEESRGFATELEVVEGMQFDRGYISPYMITDTDKMEAVLENPYILITDKKISSTQEILPLLEKIVQQARPLVIIAEDIEGEAQAMLIVNKLRGTFNAVAVKAPGFGDRREAMLQDIAALTGGQVITEKLGLDLKSTSIEQLGNARQVRVTKENTTIVDGSGDKADINARVSQIRAQLEETTSEFDKEKLQERLAKLAGGVAVVKVGAATETELKERKLRIEDALNATRAAVEEGIVSGGGTALVNVYNAVAAVDVTGDEKTGVNIVLRALEEPVRTIAANAGQEGSVIVDRLKKEAIGIGYNAATGEWVNMFEAGIVDPAKVTRSALQNAASVAAMFLTTEAVIADKPEPEKPGMPDMGGMGGMGGMM, encoded by the coding sequence ATGGCTAAAGAAATTAAATTTAGTGAAGAAGCACGCCGCTCTATGTTGCGCGGTGTAGATGCTTTGGCAAATGCGGTAAAAGTTACACTTGGACCAAAAGGTCGCAACGTGGTACTTGAGAAGAAATTTGGTAGCCCGCTTATCACTAACGATGGTGTAACTATCGCTAAAGAAATCGAACTTGAAGATGCATTCGAGAACATGGGTGCTCAATTGGTTAAAGAAGTTGCTACTAAGACTAACGATGTAGCCGGTGACGGTACTACAACTGCAACGGTTCTGGCACAAGCTATGATCCGTGAAGGTCTGAAGAACGTAACTGCAGGCGCTAACCCAATGGTTATTCGCAAAGGGATCGACAAAGCAGTTCGTGCAGCAGTTGAAGAATTGCAAAAAATCGCTAAGCCAATCGAAGATTCCCAAGCTATCGCTCAAGTAGCTGCTATCTCTGCTGCTGACGAAGAAGTGGGCCAATTGATTGCTGAAGCTATGGAAAAAGTAGGTAAAGACGGTGTTATCACTGTTGAAGAATCCCGTGGATTCGCTACTGAACTTGAAGTCGTAGAAGGTATGCAGTTCGACCGCGGTTACATTTCCCCGTACATGATTACTGATACGGACAAAATGGAAGCTGTTCTGGAGAACCCATACATCTTGATCACTGATAAGAAAATCAGCAGCACTCAAGAAATCCTTCCATTGCTTGAAAAAATCGTTCAACAAGCTAGACCGCTTGTTATTATCGCTGAAGATATCGAAGGCGAAGCACAAGCCATGTTGATCGTGAACAAACTGCGTGGAACATTCAACGCTGTTGCTGTTAAAGCTCCTGGCTTTGGCGACCGTCGCGAAGCTATGCTGCAAGATATCGCTGCCCTGACTGGTGGTCAAGTGATCACTGAGAAGCTCGGTCTTGATCTGAAGAGCACTTCCATTGAACAACTGGGTAACGCACGTCAAGTACGCGTAACTAAAGAAAACACAACAATCGTAGACGGAAGCGGCGACAAAGCGGACATCAATGCTCGCGTAAGCCAAATTCGTGCTCAACTGGAAGAAACAACTTCCGAGTTCGACAAAGAAAAATTGCAAGAGCGTTTGGCTAAATTGGCTGGCGGCGTAGCCGTTGTCAAAGTTGGCGCTGCAACTGAAACTGAATTGAAAGAGCGTAAACTTCGCATCGAAGACGCCCTGAACGCAACTCGCGCTGCGGTTGAAGAAGGTATCGTTTCTGGTGGTGGTACAGCTCTTGTGAACGTATATAATGCTGTTGCTGCTGTAGATGTAACTGGCGACGAGAAAACAGGCGTTAACATCGTGCTTCGCGCGCTCGAAGAGCCAGTTCGTACCATTGCAGCTAACGCTGGTCAAGAAGGTTCCGTTATCGTGGATCGCTTGAAAAAAGAAGCTATCGGCATCGGCTACAACGCTGCTACTGGCGAGTGGGTGAACATGTTCGAAGCGGGTATCGTTGACCCTGCTAAAGTAACTCGTTCCGCGCTTCAAAATGCTGCATCCGTAGCTGCTATGTTCTTGACTACTGAAGCAGTAATTGCTGACAAGCCAGAACCAGAAAAACCAGGTATGCCTGATATGGGCGGCATGGGTGGAATGGGCGGCATGATGTAA
- a CDS encoding ROK family protein, with protein sequence MKSFLPNDIKDENRKIVFDILLQYPELAKVEITEKTAMSFVTVSKIVTFFEQIGLLTVTGESREGSGGLGRKRTVYRFNENSYTTIGIQIIGNTITAVLINLHGKIIDSYSIETDIPFYSQQFTSIFIEIVEHLKSKAKETDSFVLGIGIGVDGAINTRKKTIRMRTHHNKENDFKYETIIETLKNEVNLPILLENDVNAATVAEFRNLENSDQALTSLVHVATGDGVGGGLIINKELHRGVNASAGELEYMCFDSEYKRTPSSVGWLESKLAIKYLLSTYDLNSTNDVEACIDYVSKNLALTITNMISILDIDQVIISGKTVALFPERILDRTKSYVEQYTEWTPQISVSKLHQSTAIGAAILILQQEMINVISE encoded by the coding sequence ATGAAATCATTTTTGCCCAATGATATTAAAGATGAGAATAGAAAAATAGTCTTCGATATTTTGCTTCAATATCCTGAACTGGCGAAAGTCGAGATCACAGAAAAAACGGCAATGAGTTTTGTTACTGTAAGCAAGATTGTTACCTTTTTTGAACAGATTGGTTTATTGACCGTCACTGGTGAAAGTCGAGAAGGATCTGGCGGCTTGGGAAGAAAGCGTACGGTTTACAGATTTAATGAAAACAGCTATACGACAATCGGAATACAGATTATTGGCAACACGATTACAGCGGTACTTATTAATCTGCACGGCAAGATCATAGATTCGTATTCGATTGAAACAGATATTCCGTTCTATAGCCAGCAGTTCACTTCGATATTTATAGAGATTGTAGAACATTTAAAGAGTAAAGCGAAGGAAACGGATAGTTTTGTATTGGGGATTGGTATTGGCGTTGATGGTGCGATCAATACAAGAAAGAAAACGATCCGGATGAGAACGCATCACAATAAAGAAAACGACTTTAAGTATGAAACGATTATTGAAACTCTCAAGAACGAAGTGAACTTGCCCATTCTTCTGGAGAATGATGTGAACGCAGCGACTGTGGCGGAATTTCGGAATCTTGAAAACTCAGATCAAGCATTGACGAGTCTCGTTCATGTTGCTACAGGTGATGGGGTCGGGGGCGGCTTGATTATTAACAAAGAGCTTCACCGCGGCGTTAATGCAAGTGCGGGTGAGCTGGAGTATATGTGCTTTGATTCAGAATATAAACGGACTCCATCTTCAGTCGGTTGGCTGGAAAGCAAATTAGCTATTAAGTATTTGTTAAGCACATATGATTTGAATTCAACGAATGACGTAGAAGCTTGCATTGATTATGTTTCGAAGAATCTGGCATTAACGATTACCAATATGATCAGCATCTTGGATATCGACCAGGTCATTATTAGCGGTAAAACGGTAGCGCTGTTTCCGGAACGTATATTGGACCGCACGAAAAGCTATGTCGAGCAATATACGGAGTGGACTCCTCAAATTTCGGTGAGTAAGTTACATCAATCAACAGCAATCGGAGCAGCTATACTTATTCTCCAGCAAGAGATGATAAATGTCATTTCGGAGTAA
- a CDS encoding 6-phosphogluconolactonase, producing the protein MIKIFENEEEVAKEIAREMKDHLFTDQHPVFCLASGSTPQKSYQKFSNDADLQLKIKRLNIVSLDEWVGIDKSSEGSCYQMLNQDLFSQISLDSRQIVFFDGTSPDMKHECLRIDHFIEQHPITFSLMGVGMNGHIGLNEPGSPVINYSSVVELSETTKTVAQKYFHEQTELKQGITLGLEQIASSKRVVVVITGERKAEIVKEIFTNSDARLPAQQLLGYDHIDFFLDAAAAKYMDQSS; encoded by the coding sequence ATGATCAAAATCTTTGAGAATGAAGAGGAAGTAGCAAAAGAAATTGCCAGAGAGATGAAAGATCATTTATTTACTGATCAGCATCCCGTGTTCTGCCTGGCTTCAGGGAGTACTCCACAAAAAAGCTATCAGAAATTTTCCAATGATGCGGACCTCCAATTGAAAATCAAGAGGCTTAACATCGTTAGCTTGGATGAGTGGGTTGGCATTGACAAAAGCTCTGAAGGAAGCTGCTATCAGATGTTGAATCAAGATCTGTTCTCGCAGATTTCACTGGATAGCAGACAGATTGTGTTTTTTGATGGAACATCGCCGGATATGAAGCACGAATGCTTGCGAATTGATCACTTTATCGAGCAACACCCAATTACATTCAGCTTGATGGGCGTAGGTATGAATGGGCATATCGGATTAAATGAACCGGGTAGCCCAGTAATAAATTACAGCAGTGTTGTGGAGCTGTCGGAAACAACAAAGACTGTCGCTCAAAAATATTTTCATGAGCAGACTGAATTAAAACAAGGCATTACATTAGGTTTGGAACAGATTGCAAGTAGTAAAAGAGTGGTTGTCGTCATAACTGGAGAGCGCAAAGCTGAAATCGTGAAGGAGATTTTCACAAACTCTGACGCACGGCTGCCTGCTCAGCAATTGCTCGGCTATGATCATATAGATTTCTTTTTAGATGCTGCAGCCGCCAAATATATGGATCAGTCATCATAG
- a CDS encoding ROK family protein, with protein sequence MGNFVIGVDIGGTNIRVGLVNEHLELVRKESALTRDFQNADEIFKTVKEMTAKVDHEQLASKIGIVLPIPWNDQTQFIRDITNIPCLENVSIETIRAFFPNYEVFFENDVNVITVLESDHGAAKPYNQSIYITVSSGIGCGIILDKKIIQGAHGYAGEIGSMIISDSKRNHSTLYNGTLESLCSGIALEAESKFLYGIDATSSLLFERYHMGDRQAIEVIDRWVEYFSNAIVSLMQTIDPNIFVIGGAVIHHNQWLIDRVIESAKKKVLPHLKENIKIVLTEFGPDAGIIGAGYNVYKKEKGA encoded by the coding sequence ATGGGTAACTTCGTTATTGGTGTTGATATTGGAGGTACAAATATAAGGGTTGGATTAGTGAATGAGCACCTTGAACTTGTTCGGAAGGAGTCGGCATTAACAAGAGATTTCCAAAATGCTGACGAAATTTTCAAAACCGTCAAGGAAATGACAGCGAAAGTCGATCATGAACAGCTAGCAAGCAAGATAGGTATTGTATTGCCGATTCCTTGGAATGATCAAACACAGTTTATTCGAGATATAACCAATATCCCTTGCCTAGAGAATGTTAGTATCGAAACTATCAGGGCGTTCTTTCCGAATTATGAAGTGTTTTTTGAGAATGATGTAAACGTGATCACAGTGCTTGAATCGGATCATGGAGCTGCCAAGCCGTATAATCAATCCATTTATATAACGGTTAGTTCAGGAATTGGATGCGGTATCATACTTGATAAGAAAATTATTCAAGGAGCTCATGGATATGCGGGCGAGATCGGAAGCATGATTATTTCCGACAGCAAAAGAAACCATTCAACGTTGTATAACGGCACTTTGGAATCCCTATGCAGCGGCATTGCTCTTGAAGCGGAAAGTAAGTTTTTATATGGCATTGATGCCACGTCGAGTTTGTTATTTGAAAGATATCATATGGGAGATCGGCAAGCGATTGAAGTGATCGACAGGTGGGTTGAGTACTTTTCCAACGCAATTGTTTCTTTGATGCAAACAATTGATCCAAATATTTTTGTTATCGGAGGAGCGGTCATTCATCACAACCAGTGGTTGATTGATAGAGTGATAGAAAGCGCTAAAAAGAAAGTCCTTCCACATTTAAAAGAGAACATTAAAATCGTGTTGACTGAATTTGGACCTGACGCCGGAATTATTGGTGCTGGCTATAACGTATATAAAAAGGAAAAAGGAGCTTGA
- a CDS encoding family 4 glycosyl hydrolase, with product MKKLKVALIGAGSVSFGLGALQDMVLSERLKNQVELEIALMDIVEENVNRTYKYATEMFTAFSHPAKIWQTTNLEDALRDADFSIVAIEVERYHYWSQDFHIPRRYGSKQLYGENGGPGSMFHTLRNLGPMLEIAKTMEKVCPNAWLINYTNPEAKLVEAISKLTSIKVVGLCHGLDMGIHQLAEFLEMDSKDIAIEGGGLNHFGFFTKIWNKNTGEDLYPLFHEKEKLANRLAHFDHIGLSRTLYHTYGYYPYPGTNHCGEYISWAEDFYAGLPLQFRYDPISEQLWKKDSRTPEFVYCASGSTLDKGLFEKTMNQELWIEQAYTFDKEKVQISNEYAVPIIEAIFFEDEIELNAVNMQNNGAIKGLPDDMVVETQAIVNKNGIEFKSMTVELPTAIIGTIHIQGTIHKLLLEAFVEESRTKLLQAILLDPQAPTYYQACAMIDEMCELQKELLPKLEWN from the coding sequence ATGAAAAAGTTGAAGGTTGCGTTAATCGGAGCAGGAAGTGTTTCCTTTGGGCTAGGAGCACTTCAAGATATGGTGTTGTCAGAACGTTTAAAAAATCAAGTAGAGCTCGAAATCGCGCTTATGGACATTGTAGAAGAAAATGTGAATAGAACATACAAGTATGCAACCGAAATGTTCACGGCATTTTCTCATCCTGCGAAGATTTGGCAAACGACGAATTTGGAAGATGCATTAAGAGATGCTGACTTCTCCATCGTTGCGATTGAGGTAGAGAGATATCACTACTGGTCACAAGACTTCCATATCCCACGGCGTTACGGCAGCAAGCAGCTATATGGTGAGAACGGCGGTCCAGGATCAATGTTCCACACTTTGAGAAATCTAGGTCCGATGTTGGAAATTGCAAAGACAATGGAGAAGGTGTGTCCGAATGCTTGGCTAATCAATTACACGAATCCGGAAGCAAAGCTAGTGGAAGCCATTTCCAAATTAACTTCAATCAAAGTGGTGGGCTTGTGCCATGGTTTAGACATGGGTATTCATCAGCTAGCTGAATTTCTGGAGATGGATAGTAAAGATATTGCGATTGAAGGCGGCGGATTGAACCACTTTGGCTTCTTCACGAAGATATGGAACAAGAACACGGGAGAAGATTTATATCCTCTATTCCACGAGAAAGAAAAGCTAGCTAACCGTTTGGCACATTTCGATCATATTGGATTATCCAGAACGTTGTACCATACGTACGGATACTATCCTTACCCAGGTACTAACCATTGCGGTGAGTATATTTCTTGGGCAGAAGATTTCTATGCTGGACTACCCCTGCAGTTCCGTTACGATCCAATAAGTGAGCAGCTGTGGAAGAAAGATTCTAGAACACCTGAATTTGTATACTGTGCAAGTGGCAGTACTTTAGATAAAGGCTTGTTCGAGAAAACAATGAACCAAGAGCTCTGGATAGAGCAAGCTTATACGTTCGATAAAGAAAAGGTTCAAATTAGTAATGAATATGCAGTGCCAATTATTGAAGCGATCTTCTTCGAAGATGAAATCGAGTTGAATGCTGTTAATATGCAAAACAATGGCGCTATTAAAGGACTTCCAGATGATATGGTCGTTGAAACACAAGCGATCGTTAACAAAAATGGTATCGAATTTAAGTCAATGACGGTTGAACTGCCAACTGCCATTATCGGAACGATCCATATCCAAGGTACAATCCATAAGCTGTTACTTGAGGCGTTTGTTGAAGAGTCGAGAACAAAATTGCTGCAAGCGATTCTGCTTGATCCGCAAGCTCCAACCTATTATCAAGCTTGTGCGATGATCGATGAGATGTGTGAGCTGCAAAAAGAATTGCTGCCAAAGCTTGAGTGGAATTAG
- a CDS encoding tRNA dihydrouridine synthase, with protein MSNEQNFWLDLPKPFFILAPMEDVTDVVFRHVVSAAAKPDVFFTEFANTEYYCHPKVKVKESVLTRLKFTEDEQPMVAHIWGNNPEYFERMSMDMKKLGFRGIDINMGCPVKNVATNGKGAGLIRHPEVAAEIIKATKAGGLPVSVKTRLGYSEIDEWREWLTHIFKQDIANLSIHLRTKKEMSKVDAHWELIPEIKQLRDEIAPNTLLTINGDIPDRATGLKLVEQYGVDGVMIGRGIFKNPYAFELESKEHSVEELLHLLLFHLDLHDKYSKEHEPRLFNPLRSFFKIYIRGFDGADELRNQLMETNSTDEVRRLVQPFLDKELE; from the coding sequence ATGAGTAACGAACAAAATTTTTGGCTTGATTTACCAAAGCCGTTTTTTATATTGGCACCTATGGAAGATGTCACAGATGTTGTATTTCGTCACGTGGTTAGTGCAGCTGCAAAACCGGATGTGTTTTTCACGGAATTCGCAAATACAGAATATTACTGTCACCCTAAAGTAAAAGTAAAAGAAAGTGTGCTTACTCGATTAAAGTTCACGGAAGATGAACAACCGATGGTCGCTCATATTTGGGGCAATAACCCAGAGTATTTTGAACGAATGAGCATGGATATGAAAAAGCTTGGTTTTCGTGGTATCGATATAAACATGGGATGCCCAGTAAAAAACGTCGCAACCAATGGAAAAGGTGCTGGATTAATTCGACATCCTGAAGTGGCAGCAGAAATTATTAAAGCGACTAAAGCAGGTGGCTTACCAGTTAGTGTCAAAACAAGATTGGGTTATAGTGAAATTGATGAGTGGCGCGAGTGGCTAACACATATATTCAAACAAGATATTGCGAATCTTTCCATTCACCTTCGTACAAAAAAAGAGATGAGTAAAGTAGATGCACACTGGGAGCTTATCCCTGAAATCAAACAATTACGCGATGAAATTGCTCCAAATACGTTGTTAACGATTAACGGAGATATTCCTGACCGTGCAACAGGCTTGAAATTAGTCGAACAATACGGCGTGGATGGTGTCATGATTGGCCGAGGTATTTTCAAGAATCCATACGCGTTTGAACTAGAATCTAAAGAACATAGTGTGGAGGAACTTCTTCATTTACTACTTTTTCATTTAGATCTTCACGATAAATATTCAAAAGAACATGAACCACGTCTATTTAATCCACTTCGGAGCTTCTTCAAAATCTATATTCGTGGATTTGATGGTGCCGACGAACTAAGAAATCAATTGATGGAGACGAATTCAACCGATGAGGTGCGGCGATTGGTGCAACCTTTCTTAGATAAAGAATTAGAGTAA
- a CDS encoding AraC family transcriptional regulator produces the protein MIKHWSKEHKKVYSRILLGSIGCVVITLLITSTILYMNFTSIALKQVYRSDSNSLNQIKTQLSTMTETVTSLSSQIYYDSAVSKLLYYADLNIYDVIFAQQQLDNYRASLPFIESIYVYNAKSNQFYISSNNSRSGIQPKSELDDDGILDLFMKFKEHRPFQPIPRTYNIGSVQTTPVSSYTYLCYSVIDDNKDLNTAVVVNISASWLGLRMDQSEKEISENNTFIINQDGILYSSSDKQEMLTDISDKTYIQKIIQDTSESTYFVDTVDGVKSLITFTTPDSLGWKYVRITPYSNITQEINEMRYRILFICIGILLLGLLISLTLSHSVYRPIDKVIRKFKTLETERRNHQHILKQDFLRNTILGRETNNAEVLQQKLHYFNSELMVNNKSLIVLIRIDQFPTVLEKYKEDIKLLKYAIMNICTEISSPIFQVEAIDMGDDSLLLLLNFHDPLYITEWDSLIEMAELMQLSIAKHLKLSITITFSPVKESIEQCILVYKQVLEASYHRLFKGYGSILFSVDIMNLKTKEYMFPVHKEKQFIESLMSGNAEKARSIYIDIVGEISEYSFTVVQLVVSHLALTVNNVLRTLKKNNAILTLPEFDTTFLLPNHVETMEEINTPYFKIFEEISEKLEEKRSTKQEDLIRKVHQIIERDYSNSNLCINSIADELSMSPIYLSRLYKQLTTKALPDIISEMRLNKAKELLKTSECTIVDIAEKTGFTSSSYFYRLFKNSTGITPSDYRKKRDPLQFCAASEKK, from the coding sequence ATGATAAAACATTGGTCTAAAGAGCATAAAAAAGTTTACAGCCGAATACTCCTTGGCTCTATTGGATGTGTTGTTATTACCCTTTTGATAACTTCAACTATTCTTTATATGAACTTTACAAGCATCGCACTTAAACAAGTTTATCGTTCCGATTCAAATAGTCTAAATCAAATTAAAACGCAATTATCTACTATGACAGAGACTGTTACCTCACTGTCCTCCCAGATTTACTATGATTCTGCGGTATCTAAGTTGTTGTATTATGCGGACTTGAATATCTATGATGTCATTTTTGCACAGCAACAACTTGATAACTATCGCGCATCCTTACCATTCATTGAATCCATTTATGTATATAATGCGAAATCCAATCAGTTCTATATTAGTTCCAATAATTCACGAAGCGGAATTCAACCGAAGTCCGAACTGGATGATGATGGAATTCTAGACCTTTTTATGAAATTCAAAGAACATCGCCCCTTTCAACCGATTCCCAGAACCTATAACATCGGTTCGGTTCAGACCACTCCAGTATCAAGCTACACTTACTTATGTTATAGCGTCATTGATGATAATAAAGATTTAAATACAGCTGTTGTTGTCAATATCTCGGCATCATGGTTAGGCCTGCGAATGGATCAGTCGGAGAAAGAGATCTCGGAGAATAACACGTTTATCATTAATCAGGATGGAATATTATATTCCAGTAGTGATAAGCAAGAGATGCTAACTGATATATCTGATAAAACCTATATACAGAAAATTATTCAGGATACTTCAGAATCTACATATTTTGTAGACACTGTGGATGGAGTTAAATCTTTAATAACGTTTACTACACCCGATTCATTAGGCTGGAAATATGTTCGGATTACCCCTTATAGCAATATCACTCAAGAAATAAATGAAATGAGGTATCGAATATTATTTATCTGTATTGGCATTCTTCTCTTAGGATTGTTGATTTCGTTAACTTTATCCCATAGCGTATATCGCCCGATTGACAAAGTCATACGCAAGTTCAAAACCCTGGAAACAGAAAGACGTAACCATCAACATATTCTCAAGCAGGATTTCCTTAGAAATACGATTTTAGGTAGAGAAACGAATAATGCTGAGGTGTTACAACAGAAATTACATTACTTCAATTCAGAGCTTATGGTTAATAATAAATCACTGATTGTTTTGATAAGGATCGATCAATTCCCCACAGTCCTCGAGAAATACAAAGAAGATATAAAATTGCTCAAATATGCCATAATGAACATTTGTACAGAAATTTCTTCACCGATCTTTCAAGTCGAAGCCATTGATATGGGGGATGATAGTCTTTTACTTTTGCTAAACTTTCATGATCCGCTTTATATAACGGAATGGGATTCGTTGATTGAAATGGCAGAGCTTATGCAATTGTCAATCGCCAAACATTTAAAATTATCCATCACGATTACCTTTAGTCCTGTGAAGGAATCCATTGAGCAATGCATCTTAGTCTACAAGCAAGTACTTGAGGCTTCTTACCATCGATTATTCAAAGGATACGGTAGCATCCTCTTTTCGGTTGACATTATGAACTTAAAAACCAAAGAATATATGTTTCCAGTTCACAAAGAAAAACAGTTCATTGAATCCTTGATGTCAGGAAATGCGGAAAAGGCACGGAGCATCTATATTGATATCGTAGGAGAAATATCAGAATATTCTTTTACCGTTGTTCAACTTGTCGTATCGCATTTAGCACTTACTGTTAATAACGTCTTGCGAACATTAAAAAAGAACAATGCGATTTTAACATTACCCGAATTCGATACAACGTTCTTACTACCAAATCATGTTGAAACCATGGAAGAAATCAACACTCCATATTTCAAGATATTTGAAGAAATAAGTGAAAAACTCGAAGAGAAAAGAAGTACAAAACAAGAAGATCTCATTAGAAAAGTACATCAAATTATTGAGCGAGATTATAGCAATTCCAACCTGTGCATAAATTCAATTGCAGACGAGCTCTCGATGTCTCCAATCTATTTGAGCCGGTTATATAAACAATTAACTACAAAAGCACTACCCGATATAATTAGTGAAATGCGGTTGAATAAAGCCAAAGAGCTACTGAAGACCTCTGAATGTACCATTGTTGATATCGCAGAAAAAACTGGATTTACTAGTAGTTCGTATTTTTATCGTTTATTTAAGAATAGTACTGGTATAACCCCGAGCGATTATAGAAAAAAAAGAGACCCTCTACAATTTTGTGCAGCAAGCGAAAAAAAATGA